From Arcticibacter tournemirensis, one genomic window encodes:
- a CDS encoding DUF3291 domain-containing protein, producing the protein MAVHRIPLLLQARCSFWKLLGCGKNGSFDLQPDLQQWGLLSVWDSQEDFDLFYSRSFVSRWWRAFTEEQWTVFCSPLETRGKWDEKEPFKPVVADDDYDGPVAVLTRATIRLSRIKRFWSNVGRVSDLMSSADGYVFSLGIGEAPVFKQATFSVWRSAKEMKLFAYSSAEHLDVIKKTRNENWYSEELFARFKPVGSFGSLKGRDPLKEFLNS; encoded by the coding sequence ATGGCAGTCCACAGGATTCCGCTCTTACTACAAGCAAGGTGCTCATTCTGGAAGCTGCTTGGTTGCGGTAAAAACGGAAGTTTTGACCTGCAGCCCGACCTGCAGCAATGGGGGCTGCTTTCTGTCTGGGATTCACAAGAGGACTTCGACTTATTTTATAGTCGTTCTTTTGTAAGCCGCTGGTGGAGAGCATTCACAGAAGAGCAATGGACTGTTTTTTGTTCTCCCCTGGAGACGAGGGGGAAATGGGATGAGAAGGAGCCATTTAAGCCTGTTGTAGCTGATGATGACTATGATGGCCCGGTCGCGGTGCTAACCCGTGCTACCATACGACTATCACGTATAAAGCGCTTTTGGTCTAATGTAGGAAGGGTTTCAGATCTGATGTCTTCAGCAGATGGTTACGTCTTTTCTCTTGGAATAGGCGAAGCACCGGTATTCAAACAAGCTACGTTTTCTGTATGGCGTTCAGCAAAAGAGATGAAGCTTTTTGCATATTCATCTGCAGAACATCTTGACGTAATAAAAAAAACACGAAATGAAAACTGGTACAGCGAAGAACTCTTCGCGCGTTTCAAACCAGTCGGTTCTTTCGGATCTCTTAAAGGGCGCGATCCTCTAAAGGAGTTTTTAAATTCATAA